In the Desulfosporosinus acidiphilus SJ4 genome, TATCCGTCAGGCTAAGGATAAGGGGATTTCCCATCTCGCCATTACGGACCATGATACCACCAAAGGCTTACAGGATGCTTTGCATCTGGGAGCCAAGATGGGAGTTACTATTGTTCCGGGGATTGAAATATCGGCTTATGATTACCGGAGGAATAAGAGGGCGCATATCTTGGGCTTCTATATTAAACCAGGGCATCCTTCGCTGGCTAGTCTGTGTAATCCCCTCATGGAAAGCAGAAAGCAAGCATCCTATGACATGTTTCAGAAGATCTTAGCAGCAGGGTTCGATATATCCTGGGAAGATGTCCTGAAATATGAGGGGGGCACAGGTGTTTATAAACAACATTTAATGCATGCTTTATTGGACAAAGGGTATTGTAAGACTATTTATGGTGATCTCTATAAAAAGCTTTTCCACCGGGGCAGCGACACCCATCCCCGAGGTTTAGCCTTTATCCAGTTGAAATACGTTGATGCTCTGGACGCGATTCGGGCAGTCAGAGAAGCAGGAGGAATCCCTGTTTTGGCCCATCCCGGTCAACTCAGTAATTTTGACGCTATCGATGAATGGGCGGAATATGGTCTTGGAGGGATTGAAGTGTTTCACCCAAGTCATAATGAAGAGAATCGGTTAAAATCCCTACAATACGCGCAAAAACACCATCTTGCCATTACGGGAGGGTCGGATTATCACGGCTTTTACGGTGAGGAACCGGTTGAATTAGGCTGCTCGGAATTAGGGCAAGAATGTATTGATGAGTTATTGTTAAGAAAACAAGAGAATTCGCGAATTTAATATCACTATATAACCATGGTGTATTAAACGAGTTTTCAAACAAGTAATCCTGTAGTTGCAATGTGTGAATAAAGTTTTAGGCTAAACGGGGTACCCGAAAAGGCGAAATGGTAACAAAAATTTGTAAAACCATTTCGCCTTTTTATGCTAGAACGAATTAGCCTATTTCAGTCTCTGATACAGGCGGCTGCCTAGTTGCACTTATGCTAGAAGAAAGTATAACGCAAAAGGTTATACTCCCTTTTGCGAAGGCAGTGTCTTCGGGAATCGGCTAAGTGTTCTTTATAAATATTAACGATAGAGTTTTCCTAATTGTGTCTTTTTTAAGATATAATTGAATACAGACACTAAACCAAGAAATTATCGAGTATTCCGGAAAGGAGAGTTAACTAATATGCTTAATAAAAAAGTATCGTTTATCATTATATTAGCGGTGATCTTATCATTTTTTATCCCTAAGAACGCACACGCAGCTACAAAAAAATTATCAGGTCTTGACAGGTATGCAACTTCGGCTGCAATTGCGGAAGATGGTTGGCAACAATCAAATTATGGTGTACTAACCTATGGCAAAAATTATCCGGACGCTATCATTGCCGCGCCTTTGGCTGAAAAATATAAGGCACCAATACTCTTAACTGAGACCGATATTATCCCGGAAGATACCTTAAATACTGTTCGGCGATTGAAGATTACTAACATGATTATTATCGGTGGTACAGGTGTAATTTCCTCTTCGGTAGAAAACCAATTGTCTTTAATTGGCATTAAAACCGAAAGATTATGCGGGCGGGACAGATATGAAACCAGTGTCATAGTTGCTAATCAACTAGATGCTGTTCATGAAATTGCTGTTGTCACAGGAGAAGACTTTACTGACGCTCTGTCCATAGCCCCTATTGCAGCTAAGAGAAACATGCCCATATTATTGGTTCCACATAATGTGATCCCAGATCTCGTTAAGGAATACATCAAACTTAATCCAATTTCCCAAATCTATGTTATCGGAGCAGGTTCTTCATTAAGCGAATCCTTAGTTAGTGAACTGCCTAATGTTGAGCAAATAAACGGGGAGGATAAATATCAGAGAAATCTAGCTGTTATTGATAAATTCAAGAATGAAATGGATCTAACGACAATTTATTTAACGTCAGGGGAATCTTTTGATGATGGCCTATCCGGGTCTGCTTTAGCAGCTCTCAATTGTAACCCTCTTCTTTTAGTGGGTGACAATTGCAGCTCGCAAAAGAATTACCTAGAAAATAACGCCATCAATAAGTTTAATATTGTAGTCCTTGGAGGTCTGGTTAAAGAACAGGCGATCATCTTTTCGCCGAACGTTGACTTTGAGGAAAAAACCATAAGTGAAGTAACGAATGTAAAATCCACCGATATAACGAAAATAATAGTCTATGACGGGAGAGGTGGACTGAACAAGCCTATATCGGTAGAAAACAAACAAAAGATCAATCAGTTTATGGGCTATTTGGATAACTATATTATCAAGAAAGATAAAAATCCCTTACCATCTGTTGGCTGGATTCATAAAGCGGTATTTTATGACCATGATAAAGAAGTCATGGATATAGTTTTCACGAACCCCATTATTATTAATCAAACCTATTATGACATCATAAAAGGCGACCTCGATACCCAAACCATGGATCAATTTTTAAAATCCGTTGATCCTTCTTATGAAAGTTAACAGGCTACGAGCTATCCATGAAGGAGTATTTTGGGTAATCATTAAGGTATAAGTACAAGATTCTTAGGCAGCCTTTGTTCATGAAATTTTGTTCTGCTGTCAGAAAGGTTAACTGTCAGTTGCATACTTTCTTTAGATAAACGAAACATAAACAAAGGCTGCTTTCCTTGAGATATAAGGCGGGTTATAGTTTTACATCTCGAGCGAGAGGTTTATGGCTGTTATAGCCCCGTTCTCCGTATGGCTGAAGTTTATTCAGCCATTTTTCTTTGAGCTTTTTAAGTGCGTCTTTAACATCGAAATATCCTTCTTCAGGGATTTCTAAAATCTCCAGAACCTCGATGGCGAAGGCCTTTTCCCCAAATTCTTTCCATTCCTTTTGCAGGGCCTGGTTCGGAAAAGTTCCCGTATCCAAATTAAATCGTTTGCCGTTGATGGTTTTCAGATTGAGAGTACTTTCAATATATACTTTTTGGTTTTCGAGGTTCCTAATCTGATATACACCGGCTTCGGTCTTAGTTTCTTTGTAGAGACGTTTTAGTTCCTGCTTGCGGTCCATGGTTTTATCTCCTTTTTCATCAAAATCTTGGTTAAGCCAATACCGGCTGCCGTCAGGTGTCCGCTGCAAAAAGCCATATTCAATTAAATATCGCCTGAGTGTAGCAAAATCCGGATAAACATTTTTAAGAATTTGATTAATATCCTTTTCTGTATAAACGTTATTGGCCTGGAAGCGTTTAGCGATTTGCTGCAAAACAATTAGTTTGTATTTTTCCTTAACTGAAAAGGTTTCCAGATGCCCCTCAAGACCTTCAGGGAAAAGTTTATGCAAGATTTTATCGTTTTCGGTTTGAGTAACTTTATAGCGGTCATCGACCATCCTTGCTGTTTTAGGTGGGGTAAGAAAGGTTTCTGGTTGACTTTTTTCTTTGAGAAGCTCCATCATGACGAGAAAGACCTTTGACTGCCGTTCTTTCTCCTTAAGAGAAAACCGGTGATTACGGATGGTGGAGGCGCTTTTAATGCCCATTTCTTTTTGAATCTCGGGATCGGTTTTCCTCGAATAAAAATATCCTAAAAGTGTTTTCTGGTGGTCAGTAAGTCCCGTAATCTTTTTATCCAGATTGCAGAGGTATTCAAAAACCGAACCGTGGGCTTGTTCAATGTGAAGTCTCATATAGCGGGCGGCTTCATAGAAAACCCCGTCTTCCTGATAGACAATTCCTCTTTCGACTTTTTTGCCGCATAATAAACAGACATAGTCTTCAGGCTCTTGAAGATAACCCTGTTTTAAATCATCCAGAGCAGCATTCCAAAACAATTCGGAAACAATCATTTAATAGACACATCCTTGTAATATAGTTTAATATATAGATATTATAGCAATTTGTCTATTAAAAATCAAACTAACTTAAACATATCTGCCAAGTTGTTTTTCTAGGGAATATTTGGTAGAATTTTGTCGTTGAGTTTTCAAATGGAGGGATTGTCATGGGATTACTTAATGAATTCAAAGAGTTTGCAACACGGGGAAATGTTGTAGACCTAGCGGTAGGTATTATTGTCGGAGGCGCATTCGGCAAAATAGTATCATCATTGGTAGCAGATATTATCATGCCGCCTATTGGACTGCTGGTCGGCGGCGTGCGATTTACCGATCTTAAGTTTTGGTTGCGAAATGCTGTCACGGATAGCAGAGGGAACATCATAAAAGAGGCCGTGACGATTAATATCGGGAATTTTATTCAGTCTGTTTTTGACTTCCTAATCATAGCTGGTTCGATTTTTTTATTGGTCAAATTAATGAATCGCCTAAACAGAAAAAAATCCGCAGAATCTGCTGCACCTCCTGCCCCAAGGGAGGAAGTAGAGCTTCTTACGGAAATAAGAGATCTTTTAAAATATTCTCAACGGTAAGTTAAATAATATGAAACGTTTAATCATAGACATCAAATTTTCCTTAAGACTTTCAGCAAATGTTTGAAATCCTCGGGAAAGGGGGCTCGAATCACGAGAGGGAGACCAGTCACAGGATGGAGAAAGGCGTAGACCGCAGAATGCAAGGCTTGCCGGTTAATCAGTGAGGTTTCTCCTCCATAAAGATCGTCTCCCAGCAAAGGATGACCGATACCTTCACAATGGACTCTGATCTGGTGAGTTCTTCCCGTTTCTAAGATAAATTCGAGGAGACTGGCCTCAGAATACCGGCAAATCACTCGATAATCAGTACGGGCAGGTTCTCCTTCTGCTTGAATCTGGCGTTTGATAAAACTATGGGGAGCAAGACCAATGGGGGAATCTATGGTTCCGTTGTTCTGCTGAAGGCAGCCCTGAACAAAGCCATAGTAACGTTTGTGAATGTGACCGCGTTCTAATTGATAAGCCAGCTGCTGGTGGGCAAACTGATTTTTGGCGATAATCACTACCCCGGAGGTATTGCGATCGATCCGGTGTATAGGGCGATAAAGTCTTTGTTCGCCTTTGCGCTGCCAATACCCAATAACCGCATTTCCCAAGGTATTGGCAGGATAACGGCGATTGGGATGGACGACTTGCCCGACAGGTTTATTGACGGCCAAGAGGTATTCATCCTCATAAAGAATAGCTAACGGCAGATTTTCACCTTGAATCGGAGAGTCTTCTTCAGAAAACAGTTGAATGGAGAGAAGTTCCCCCTCTTTTCCTCTGGCAGTCAGGTAGGTGAAGCGGCCGTCCACCCAGACTCTTTCTCCCAGTTTCAAATGCTGTAATACTTTGAGCGAAAAATGAAATTTATGTTTTAAAATGGAAAGATATTTTTGACCGGAATCCTCGGGCTTTAAACGATATTCCCATAATGTTTTGTCTGAGCTCATGATGACCTCCATATTTTCAAATTAAATGCAGGTATATATTAACTGCATCTCGGATATCTGCTAAGAAAAAGGAATAAGCTAAGGAATGAAGAATATACGAAATACGCGGCAAGCCTCTAAACATTTACCCGCTTCTATAGGTGAGAGTGGGTTCCTCGTTTGAGATTCAGCAGGATGAATATGTATTCAGCAAGAAAGTATAACAGCGTATTCTTTTAAGTGCCGTATGTTTAAAGGTTATAGGTTAAGGTTTAAGGATCAAACAAATACGATAGAGTCTAAGGAGGCCCTGAAGTGAAGGATCAACGTATTGAAAAGCTCGCCGATTCTTTAATTAATTATTCGATTGCTTTGAAACCAGGCGAGAAAATTCTCATTGAAGTCATTGGATCAGAAATTCCTCTTGCTCAAGCATTGGTACGTCACGCTTATCAAGCCGGAGGAATGCCTTTTGTGTCCGTTATTAATAATACCTTAATGCGGGAATTATTAAAAGAATTCACCCTAGAACAAGCTGAGGCTATGACTCGTTGGGATCTGGCCAGAATGAAAGAAATGCAGGCGTATATCGGAATCCGCGCGGGAGAAAATGCTTCTGAATGGTCAGATATTCCCAGCGGCTCTCTGAAACTATATTCATCGTTTTATCAAAAGAAGGTGCATAGTGAACAACGTGTTCCCCATACTCGCTGGTGTGTTTTAAGATATCCCACGGCTTCTATGGCTCAGCTGGCAGCGATGAGTGTGGAAGGCTTTGAAGACTTTTACTTCGATGTTTGTAATCTCGATTATGCTAAGATGTCACAGGCCATGGAACCCCTGAAAAATCTGATGGAGAAAACTGACCAGGTCCGAATTTTAGGACCGGGTACTGATTTGGTATTCTCAATCAAAGATATGCCGGCAATTAAATGTGATGGGCTGATGAACATTCCCGATGGAGAAATCTATACGGCACCTATTAAGGAGTCTGTCAATGGGCGGATCAGTTATAATACCCCTTCTTTATATCAAGGATTTACCTATGAAACTATTGTCTTAGAATTCAAAAAGGGTAAAATTATCAAAGCCACGGCTAATGATACCCAGCGGATTGAGGAAATTTTCAATACCGATGAAGGGGCACGCTATGTCGGAGAATTTGCCATTGGAATGAATCCATATATTATGAAACCCATGAAAGATACTCTCTTTGATGAGAAAATCGACGGCAGTTTTCATTTTACGCCAGGTTCCTGCTATGATGACTGCAATAATGGCAACAAATCGGCGATTCATTGGGACTTGGTATCTATTCAAAGACCGGATTACGGCGGCGGTGAGATCTATTTTGACGGGAAATTAATTCGTAAAAATGGTCGTTTTGTTTTAGCTGAACTAGAATGCCTAAACCCGGAGAACCTAAAATAATGTTACCATGGGTATAAATCTTAATCCGCATAAGGGATATTGAAAAGAAACGAGTGGATTCAACTGGAGGGGTTCTATGATTAATAAGTTGCTTTCAATTGTCTTTGGTGCGGTTTTGTGGGGACTGGGCTTAACCATTGATGTTGCGGTAGCCATCGGCAAGTATGGGTTGCCGGCTTTTTTGGCTGGAGTTCTCCTTGCTTTGGGTCTCCTGATTAGCAAGGCTTTTCTGGACAAAAAAGCGAGTTTGGATTTATGGGTTATTATTCTTCGGGGATTAGCGGTTGAAGCTCTTCTGTTTCCCGCTGCCAATCTTATCATGGTTTTTATGCTGACTAAAGGATTCCCTTTTGAGATAACTAGAGCAGTGTTAATTGAAAGCGGTTTAATTGCTGTCATTTTAGCCGGCGTATTTTTCTTTAATGCGCATCTATTAAATAAGAAAGTTCGCCGGCGCCAAATGGGTTCGGAGAAAGACTGAACAAGATCAACACTTAAAGATTTGCGAGAAATCTTCGCAAAAGATGTGAAACGATAACTATGGAGGAGTCGATTTTATAAGGATGACGAGTAAACGCTTACGTTTGATCTATAATCCTTACGCCGGAAGGTGTAAATTTACAAATCAACTGGATGCGGTGATTCGAATTTTTCAAGAGAGCGGGCATGAAGTGTGCGTTCACCGGGCATGTTCTACTCAAGACATTGAAGAGACTGCTGGGCGGAGCAGTGATGTTGACTGTTTGGTAATTGCCGGGGGAGACGGAAGTATTCATCAAGCGGTCAACGGTTTGGCGCAAATCTCTTCATCTCAACGTCCGTCCTTGGGGATTTTGCCGGTAGGGACTGCCAATGATTTGGCCTATGCTCTTCATTTGCCTAAAAGTATCCCTGAAGCCTGTAAGGTGATCGGACGAGGAAATGTTTTCAATATGGATATAGGAATGGTTAATAACCGATATTTTGTGAACGTTGCCTGTGCCGGACTATTAACAGATGTTTCTCTAAAGGTGGATCTGCGGGTTAAGAACTCTTTAGGGCAGTTAGCTTATTTCTTGAAGGGGATTGAGACACTTCCTTCATACAGACCATTCAAGGTAGAATTTGAGCATGAAGGGCAGCATTGCACGGAGGAAGTAATCCTCTTTATGGCAGTTAACGGTCTCTCAGTAGGAGGAATTCGAAGTCTTGTGCCAAGAGCTTCATTGTCAGACGGCAAATTAGATATCTTAATGGTTCCTCTAGTTGGCTGGCCGGAAACTCTCCGAATTTTACTGAGGGTATTACGCGGAGAGCAGGTAAGCAGCCCTAAAATGAAAGAATTTCAGGTCTCAGAACTGACAATTCATACGGATCGACCGCTTAACTCGGATTTGGATGGGGAATTAGGTCCGGGAAGTCCTTGGCACATTCATATAGGGCCGAAAATCTCTGTGTTTTGCTGAGTGACGTTATAGAAGTATGAAAGCTATTGTGTAAAACAGGGGGTTTTTATGCTTAGTACATCGTTTCAGCAGGAAGTATTAGAACGCCTTAGCCAGATATGCCCTGTATATCGGGTGGGGGGATCTGTGAGGGATGCACAATTGGGTATCTCCTCCAAAGATGTGGATGCTATCGCGGCTCTTTCCCAGGAACAAATTTGTGAAAACCTGCGGTGTTGGGGTTATACGCCTCACTTACTTGGAGCAAACGTTCAAACGGTGAGCTTGTTTCGAGAAACTGATCGCTTAGATTTGGTCTCTTTTTCAGGAGAATTGGAAAGGGATGCTTCGCGGCGTGACTTTACCATCAATGCCATTTATCAAGATGTAAAGACTGGGGAAATTGTAGATCCTTTTCAGGGACTAAGAGATTTGAAAGATCATCATTTAAGGGCTTGTGGCAAGGCTTCCGAACGCTTTCAGGAAGATCCGCTGAGGGTCTTGCGCCTGGTACGATTTGCGGTTTCTTACGGATTAAGTATTGAGGCCGAGACTTGGCAGTCCGCAATCGTTTCTATGCCTAAACTTTCTATGGTTTCCAGGGAACGAGTCACTGAAGAATTAGGGAAAATCTTGGTCTTAGATAACATGGCCCGGAGTTTTTCCCTTTTGGATGAGCTGGGATTTTTTCAAAGATTTATTCCGGAATTATCAAGACTTAAGGGTTTGGCAAACCATCGTTTTAATCCAGACGATGGGTGGAATCATACCAGGCGGGTTGTTCAGAATACCCCTAATAAGCTTATTTTGCGTTTGGCGGCCTTGTTTCATGAGCTGGGAATAGGGGAGATAAGCAGCGAAGAAAGTTTGGCGGGGAATGGTGAGGAAAGTGCTTGGCTAACGCGAGAAATATTCAGCCGTTTTCGTTGGAGTATGGTTCTTGCCGGAGGAATTAAGGGGGAGCAAGAGGTTGAATTCCTGGTAAAACATCATATGCTGGGGAATATTATCTTCGGGGAGGAATTGCAGGGCGCGAATGATTGGAGAGAAGTATCCTTAAAGGCACGTGGTTTTGCCTGGGATATGGGATGGAACGGTCAAGTTTTTGATTCGCTCCGCGTAGAGAGTTTGCTGGGCCTCTGGCAGGCGGATTTTCAAAGCGGAGATCATAGTGGGGATGATCTTATGCGCCTGGGGAACCTACAAGAAGAGATTAAAAATGCTTGCATATGGATAAGCGGGCGGCTAAAGACTCTGAATTGGCAAATGTTCTGGGACTTTGTGCAGGAAAAGGGTTTAGAGGGAAAGCCGCTTGGACGATTTAAAGAACAAGTTCGCAGAGTATTGATGCTGGAGCCAGAACAATCTTTGAATGACGTTAATTTTCTGGAAAGAGAGTACGATAAAGCAATTGGTCAGAAATTAGAGCGAACTGAGACAATATAAATTTGCTTTTTATAGTTAAAAAGTAATGATTAAATGAATGTAATTTAGACAAAAGCAATAAGTCATGGAGGTAAAAGGAAAAAATTCCTTGACCTAAATTTACTCTGTGTTTATAATTTTTATAAAAAGAGGTGCTTTTATGGAAAAACGTTGGCGCTGTGACGTCTGTGGTTATATACATACCGGCGAAAACCCGCCGGAAGTTTGTCCCATTTGTGGTGTGGATGCTAGCCATTTTCAATTAGTCACTGAAGAGTCAGGAACAAATGCGGCACAGGAGGTTAAACCTGCTTCCGTAAAGATTACAACAGCCCAGCCTGATCGTCCTCAGGCAATTCGTCAAGCTCTCTATAAAATTTCCTATGGACTCTATATTATCACGGCTCAAGCTGAGGGAAGAGACAATGGGCAATGTGCCAACACTTGTTTTCAAGTGACTTCGGACCCGGCGAGAATAGCCATTGGAATTAATAAAGGGAACTATACCCATGAACTAATCCAAAAAAGCAGCATATTCGGTGTATCGGTATTAAGTCAGACAGGTCACGACTATGCTCGGAAATTCGGATATCGTTCAGGTCGTGAGGTTGATAAGTTTGAGGGGGTAGCAGTTCATCGCGGGGAGTTAGGTGTTCTCTTGCTTGATGATGTATTGACTACCATGGAAGCTAAGGTAATTGGTCAACTTGATGCGGGAACTCATACTCTATTTCTTGCAGATGTGATTGCAGCCGAGCTCCTTCAGGAAGGCGAGCCTATGACCTATGCTTTTTTCAGATCCGGTAAATAAACTGTATTCCCTTAAATTTGCAGGTAAACTTCTTCGGCTTAAGCTGAACCTAGGACTTCGTTAACGAAAGTATCCTGTGGACAGTTTCGCCGAAAGCGCCTAGGCGATAACAGATGCTATCGCGCTGAAGGATGGATTCTACCTCCGCCGAAGAAATCAAAAGAGTAACCCTCCTTATGAAAGTCAGGGTCATAGATGTGGGAAAAAGAAAAGCGCTGAGGCTAATTCATATTGCATAGAATTAGCCTTAATTCTATTCACGGACCAATGTGACTTAGGCTATGGTGTATTTCTAGCGACGTTAGGAGGCAATAAATGAAGTCAGAGTTTAGAAGATCGGTATGCCCTTATGATTGTCCTGATACCTGTGGGCTTAAGGTCGAGCTGCAGGAAGGCAAAGTGGTAAGAGTAACCGGTGATCCCGAACACCCATTCACAAAAGGGACCTTATGCCCTAAAATGGCTCATTATGAAAGAACGGTTTATTCAGAGGAAAGATTGACTTCCCCTCTCCTGCGTTCCGGGAAGAAAGGCACAGGACAGTTTCAAGCAATTACCTGGGATGAGGCCATTGCCCATATTACGAACCGTTGGCAAGACTTGATTAGTCAATTTGGGGCTGAGACAATTTTACCATACTCCTATGCGGGAACTATGGGAGTGGTTCAGCGTAATTGCGGGGAAAGCTTTTTTAATCGCTTGGGCGCCTCGCGTTTAGCGCGGACGATTTGCTCTTCGGCCAAAGGTTATGGCTGGACCTCGGTGATGGGTGAAACTTTAGCTCCGCATCCTAATGAGGTTATGAAGAGTGATTTGATAATTCTCTGGGGAACTAACGCCCTGGCCACCAACATCCATTTTATCCATAATGTGCGGGAAGCAAAAAAACGAGGTGCGAAAGTCTGGTTAATAGACACTTACGAAACACCGACAGCTAAAATTGCGGATAAGATTTTTTGTGTCAGGCCAGGCAGTGATGGTGCTCTTGCTCTCGGTATCATGCATATCCTGGTTCAAGAGGGATTGCAGGATCAAATGTTTCTTAATGAATACGTCCAGGGGTTTGAGGCCTTTCGTCAGGAGAGTCTCCATGATTTTCCTCCCGCTAAAGTCAGTCAAATTACAGGTCTTGAAATCAATCAAATCGAAGAACTAGCACTTGGCTATGCCCGGGCTCGAGCCCCTTTCATTTCCTTAGGTTCAGGGATTTCTCGTTATGGAAACGGAGCGATGACTGTTCGTCTCATTACGTGCCTGCCCGCAGTAGTTGGCGCTTGGAACAAGCCGGGAGGCGGGTTGCTGACAAGTATCTCTTTAAAGACCATTTCCACAGCGACGGTCATCCGCGAAGATTTCCTGCGAACTCCCACGCGCCTTGTTAATATGAATCAGCTTGGTTTTGCCCTGACAGAATTAAAAGATCCCCCGATCAAGAGTTTATATGTTTATCATTCCAATCCTGCGGTGATTGCCCCGGACCAGAATCAGATACTCAAGGGGCTGCGGCGGGAGGACCTGTTTACAGTAGTCCATGAACGGTTCATGACAGATACTGCTCGCTATGCCGATATTATATTACCTGCCACAAGCTCCTTGGAGCATTCGGATCTTTATCGTTCCTATGGTTCTTATGTTGTACAGAGGGCTGCGGCAGTGATTCCGCCCCTTGGCCAAGCAAAATCAAATTGGGAAGTTTTTCAGTTGCTGGCTGAGGCTATGAAGTTTGGTGAGTCCTTCTTTAAGCAATCTGCGGATGACCTTATTGACCAATTTATTATTCCGTCATCTTCCGGGCTGTCAGAGTCCGAGAAGAAGAAACTTTCAGAAGGCCATCCTGTGGAAGTCAATTTGCCTCTTGATTATAAGATGAGATTTCAGACTCCCTCAGGGAAAATTGAACTATATAATCCCAAAGAGCCTGCACCATTGCCCTACTATTTCGCACCTCATGGCGATAATGCCCCATTCTTTTTGATGAGCACCCCTAATTTATTCTCTTTAAACTCATCCTTTAATGAGCGAAAGGATTTGGTATCTAAGAAAAAGGCGGCCTATCTTTTGATGAATGTTGATGATGCGGCTGAAAGAAATTTGCAGGATCTTCAGCCAGTCGTCGCTTTTAACGAACGAGGCGAAGTCAATTTCATTCTTAAAACGACGCCTAAGGTTCCCCGCGGAGTCGTTGTCACAGAAGGGTTGTTTTGGAATAAGGATTCCGACACTTCATCAGTTAATGCTTTAACTTCTCAAAGATTGACAGATCGTGCCTCGGCCAGCACCCTTTACGATGTAAAAGTCGACGT is a window encoding:
- a CDS encoding PHP domain-containing protein, producing MIDLHVHTNISDNSLSISEVIRQAKDKGISHLAITDHDTTKGLQDALHLGAKMGVTIVPGIEISAYDYRRNKRAHILGFYIKPGHPSLASLCNPLMESRKQASYDMFQKILAAGFDISWEDVLKYEGGTGVYKQHLMHALLDKGYCKTIYGDLYKKLFHRGSDTHPRGLAFIQLKYVDALDAIRAVREAGGIPVLAHPGQLSNFDAIDEWAEYGLGGIEVFHPSHNEENRLKSLQYAQKHHLAITGGSDYHGFYGEEPVELGCSELGQECIDELLLRKQENSRI
- a CDS encoding diacylglycerol/lipid kinase family protein encodes the protein MTSKRLRLIYNPYAGRCKFTNQLDAVIRIFQESGHEVCVHRACSTQDIEETAGRSSDVDCLVIAGGDGSIHQAVNGLAQISSSQRPSLGILPVGTANDLAYALHLPKSIPEACKVIGRGNVFNMDIGMVNNRYFVNVACAGLLTDVSLKVDLRVKNSLGQLAYFLKGIETLPSYRPFKVEFEHEGQHCTEEVILFMAVNGLSVGGIRSLVPRASLSDGKLDILMVPLVGWPETLRILLRVLRGEQVSSPKMKEFQVSELTIHTDRPLNSDLDGELGPGSPWHIHIGPKISVFC
- a CDS encoding DUF2087 domain-containing protein, with protein sequence MIVSELFWNAALDDLKQGYLQEPEDYVCLLCGKKVERGIVYQEDGVFYEAARYMRLHIEQAHGSVFEYLCNLDKKITGLTDHQKTLLGYFYSRKTDPEIQKEMGIKSASTIRNHRFSLKEKERQSKVFLVMMELLKEKSQPETFLTPPKTARMVDDRYKVTQTENDKILHKLFPEGLEGHLETFSVKEKYKLIVLQQIAKRFQANNVYTEKDINQILKNVYPDFATLRRYLIEYGFLQRTPDGSRYWLNQDFDEKGDKTMDRKQELKRLYKETKTEAGVYQIRNLENQKVYIESTLNLKTINGKRFNLDTGTFPNQALQKEWKEFGEKAFAIEVLEILEIPEEGYFDVKDALKKLKEKWLNKLQPYGERGYNSHKPLARDVKL
- a CDS encoding tRNA nucleotidyltransferase/poly(A) polymerase, producing MLSTSFQQEVLERLSQICPVYRVGGSVRDAQLGISSKDVDAIAALSQEQICENLRCWGYTPHLLGANVQTVSLFRETDRLDLVSFSGELERDASRRDFTINAIYQDVKTGEIVDPFQGLRDLKDHHLRACGKASERFQEDPLRVLRLVRFAVSYGLSIEAETWQSAIVSMPKLSMVSRERVTEELGKILVLDNMARSFSLLDELGFFQRFIPELSRLKGLANHRFNPDDGWNHTRRVVQNTPNKLILRLAALFHELGIGEISSEESLAGNGEESAWLTREIFSRFRWSMVLAGGIKGEQEVEFLVKHHMLGNIIFGEELQGANDWREVSLKARGFAWDMGWNGQVFDSLRVESLLGLWQADFQSGDHSGDDLMRLGNLQEEIKNACIWISGRLKTLNWQMFWDFVQEKGLEGKPLGRFKEQVRRVLMLEPEQSLNDVNFLEREYDKAIGQKLERTETI
- a CDS encoding cell wall-binding repeat-containing protein, with the translated sequence MLNKKVSFIIILAVILSFFIPKNAHAATKKLSGLDRYATSAAIAEDGWQQSNYGVLTYGKNYPDAIIAAPLAEKYKAPILLTETDIIPEDTLNTVRRLKITNMIIIGGTGVISSSVENQLSLIGIKTERLCGRDRYETSVIVANQLDAVHEIAVVTGEDFTDALSIAPIAAKRNMPILLVPHNVIPDLVKEYIKLNPISQIYVIGAGSSLSESLVSELPNVEQINGEDKYQRNLAVIDKFKNEMDLTTIYLTSGESFDDGLSGSALAALNCNPLLLVGDNCSSQKNYLENNAINKFNIVVLGGLVKEQAIIFSPNVDFEEKTISEVTNVKSTDITKIIVYDGRGGLNKPISVENKQKINQFMGYLDNYIIKKDKNPLPSVGWIHKAVFYDHDKEVMDIVFTNPIIINQTYYDIIKGDLDTQTMDQFLKSVDPSYES
- a CDS encoding RluA family pseudouridine synthase, giving the protein MSSDKTLWEYRLKPEDSGQKYLSILKHKFHFSLKVLQHLKLGERVWVDGRFTYLTARGKEGELLSIQLFSEEDSPIQGENLPLAILYEDEYLLAVNKPVGQVVHPNRRYPANTLGNAVIGYWQRKGEQRLYRPIHRIDRNTSGVVIIAKNQFAHQQLAYQLERGHIHKRYYGFVQGCLQQNNGTIDSPIGLAPHSFIKRQIQAEGEPARTDYRVICRYSEASLLEFILETGRTHQIRVHCEGIGHPLLGDDLYGGETSLINRQALHSAVYAFLHPVTGLPLVIRAPFPEDFKHLLKVLRKI
- a CDS encoding aminopeptidase; this translates as MKDQRIEKLADSLINYSIALKPGEKILIEVIGSEIPLAQALVRHAYQAGGMPFVSVINNTLMRELLKEFTLEQAEAMTRWDLARMKEMQAYIGIRAGENASEWSDIPSGSLKLYSSFYQKKVHSEQRVPHTRWCVLRYPTASMAQLAAMSVEGFEDFYFDVCNLDYAKMSQAMEPLKNLMEKTDQVRILGPGTDLVFSIKDMPAIKCDGLMNIPDGEIYTAPIKESVNGRISYNTPSLYQGFTYETIVLEFKKGKIIKATANDTQRIEEIFNTDEGARYVGEFAIGMNPYIMKPMKDTLFDEKIDGSFHFTPGSCYDDCNNGNKSAIHWDLVSIQRPDYGGGEIYFDGKLIRKNGRFVLAELECLNPENLK
- the mscL gene encoding large-conductance mechanosensitive channel protein MscL, with amino-acid sequence MGLLNEFKEFATRGNVVDLAVGIIVGGAFGKIVSSLVADIIMPPIGLLVGGVRFTDLKFWLRNAVTDSRGNIIKEAVTINIGNFIQSVFDFLIIAGSIFLLVKLMNRLNRKKSAESAAPPAPREEVELLTEIRDLLKYSQR